The Rhododendron vialii isolate Sample 1 chromosome 6a, ASM3025357v1 genome includes a window with the following:
- the LOC131329950 gene encoding receptor like protein 29 codes for MHCSSRLSLPLLLLLLSLPPLPSLFTNEHHPNNNHQQPNNKNLHPNTMNPSELETLFKIMETISSDKNWRLSYPNPCRTGLSWPGIECKPGNDSHLHVTRLDFGTPPNPTCKATAMLPSQLFDLPFLQSLFIFHCFTHTKTTLSVSGNRVVVSSSLQQLSFRSNSALIGSIPPQISSLKSLQILTLSQNRLSGQIPVEVFALSSLVHLDLSYNLLTGTIPNQVGSLRNLVGLDLSYNSLSGAIPSTIGQLGMLQKLDLSSNSLFGGIPESIERLNSLFFLALSNNRLKGNFPKGFEKLQGLQYFIMDDNPMFVSLPAEFGQLQKLQELRLANSGYSGTIPPAFSQLKNLSTLSLQNNRLTGEIPAGFGGLPHMYHLNLSRNFLGGVVPFNSSFLNRLGANLDLSGNPGLCLSPSEAEIVKFGITVCGKNRTGSLIHPVKKSEAPCGLLRSFLIFGALGFMALQHLLRSSV; via the coding sequence ATGCACTGTTCctcccgtctctctctcccccttctcCTCTTACTCCTATCACTCCCTcccctcccttctctcttcaCCAATGAGCATCATCCAAACAACAACCACCAACAACCCAACAACAAGAATCTCCACCCAAACACCATGAATCCATCTGAACTCGAAACCCTTTTCAAGATCATGGAAACCATTTCCTCTGACAAGAACTGGAGACTATCCTACCCCAACCCTTGCCGAACAGGCTTATCCTGGCCTGGGATAGAGTGCAAGCCAGGAAATGACAGCCACCTCCATGTGACTAGGCTTGATTTTGGCACACCACCAAACCCAACTTGTAAAGCCACAGCCATGCTCCCTTCACAGCTCTTTGACCTCCCCTTCCTTCAATCCCTGTTCATCTTTCACTGCTTCACTCACACAAAAACCACCCTCTCTGTTTCAGGAAACAGAGTTGTTGTCTCCTCTTCACTTCAACAACTCAGTTTCAGATCAAATTCAGCACTAATTGGCTCAATCCCACCTCAAATCTCCTCATTAAAATCCCTCCAGATCCTCACATTGTCACAGAACCGCCTTTCCGGGCAAATTCCGGTCGAGGTTTTTGCTTTAAGCTCCTTGGTTCACCTTGATCTCAGCTACAATTTGCTCACAGGCACCATACCAAATCAAGTGGGAAGCCTCAGAAATCTGGTGGGACTTGATTTGAGCTATAATTCATTATCAGGAGCAATCCCAAGCACAATAGGCCAACTGGGTATGCTTCAGAAGCTGGATTTGAGCTCAAACTCTCTGTTTGGTGGAATCCCTGAGAGCATTGAGAGGCTaaattctctcttctttttggcTCTGAGCAACAATAGATTGAAAGGAAATTTCCCAAAAGGGTTTGAAAAATTGCAGGGTTTGCAGTACTTCATAATGGATGATAACCCAATGTTTGTATCTTTGCCAGCAGAATTTGGTCAGCTGCAGAAGTTGCAAGAGCTAAGGCTTGCAAATTCTGGGTATTCAGGCACAATCCCACCAGCATTTTCCCAGCTCAAGAATTTAAGCACACTGTCACTGCAAAACAACCGATTAACGGGCGAAATCCCGGCTGGTTTCGGGGGCCTTCCGCACATGTATCACCTGAATTTGAGCAGAAACTTCTTGGGTGGTGTTGTTCCTTTCAACTCAAGTTTTCTGAACAGGCTAGGAGCAAATTTGGACCTGAGTGGAAATCCAGGGCTGTGTTTGAGCCCATCTGAAGCGGAGATTGTGAAGTTTGGAATTACTGTTTGTGGAAAGAACAGGACTGGCTCTCTGATTCATCCAGTAAAGAAGTCTGAGGCTCCATGTGGATTGCTCAGATCATTTCTGATTTTTGGTGCTTTAGGCTTTATGGCACTTCAACATTTGCTCAGATCATCAGTGTGA
- the LOC131329952 gene encoding ubiquinone biosynthesis O-methyltransferase, mitochondrial isoform X1, whose translation MASKLLRNTGNRIFSLVRTNPNPNFPLKQLNLTTCQAPLSRPYSDVAQPVPIEPSLPEKPPVGGGTTNGKKTFGKGTTSSSSLKAAELVKFAAIAETWWDAEGPFKPLHVMNPTRLSFIRSTLCRHFRKDPLCPKPLEGLKVVDVGCGGGILSEPLARMGATVTGIDAVEKNITIARLHADSDPLTSTIEYRCTTAEKLVEERREFDAVIALEVIEHVADPAEFCKSLAALAVSDGATVISTINRSMRSYATAIIAAEYILQWLPKGTHQWSSFLTPEELTLILQRASISVQEMAGFVYNPLTGRWSLSDDISVNFIAFGTKNHR comes from the exons ATGGCGTCAAAGCTTCTGAGAAACACCGGTAACCGAATTTTCAGTCTCGTTcgaacaaaccctaaccctaattttCCACTTAAGCAATTGAATCTCACAACTTGTCAAGCCCCACTTTCGAGACCTTACTCGGACGTTGCCCAACCAGTTCCAATCGAACCCTCGTTACCCGAAAAGCCCCCAGTCGGTGGTGGGACCACAAACGGTAAGAAGACTTTCGGTAAGGGCACAACGTCGTCGTCTTCTCTGAAAGCAGCTGAGCTTGTTAAATTCGCCGCCATTGCTGAAACATG GTGGGATGCCGAAGGACCATTTAAGCCATTGCACGTGATGAATCCAACGAGATTAAGTTTCATCCGGTCCACTCTTTGCCGGCATTTCAG AAAAGATCCACTTTGTCCCAAGCCTTTGGAAGGTCTGAAAGTTGTGGATGTTGGTTGTGGAGGGGGAATCCTATCAGAG CCTTTGGCTCGAATGGGAGCTACTGTGACGGGGATTGATGCTGTCGAGAAGAATATTACAATTGCCCGCCTTCATGCG GATTCGGATCCACTAACTTCAACGATCGAATATCGGTGCACAACAGCTG AAAAACTTGTGGAGGAGCGCAGAGAGTTTGATGCTGTTATTGCTTTAGAG GTAATTGAGCACGTTGCTGATCCTGCTGAATTCTGCAAATCCCTGGCAGCGTTAGCTGTTTCTGATGGAGCCACTGTGATATCCACAATCAATCGTTCAATGAGATCCTATGCAACAGCCATCATTGCAGCAGAGTACATCCTTCAATGG CTCCCAAAAGGTACGCATCAGTGGTCGAGTTTCCTTACTCCTGAAGAACTAACCCTGATCCTACAGCGTGCTTCTATAAGT GTTCAAGAGATGGCTGGGTTTGTATACAACCCCTTGACGGGACGATGGTCTCTATCTGATGACATCAGTGTAAATTTCATCGCATttggtaccaaaaaccaccgaTAA
- the LOC131329952 gene encoding ubiquinone biosynthesis O-methyltransferase, mitochondrial isoform X2, whose amino-acid sequence MNLDSDVVPLENSNMIPLSFIIRWDAEGPFKPLHVMNPTRLSFIRSTLCRHFRKDPLCPKPLEGLKVVDVGCGGGILSEPLARMGATVTGIDAVEKNITIARLHADSDPLTSTIEYRCTTAEKLVEERREFDAVIALEVIEHVADPAEFCKSLAALAVSDGATVISTINRSMRSYATAIIAAEYILQWLPKGTHQWSSFLTPEELTLILQRASISVQEMAGFVYNPLTGRWSLSDDISVNFIAFGTKNHR is encoded by the exons ATGAACCTTGATTCTGATGTGGTGCCCTTAGAAAATAGCAATATGATCCCATTATCTTTCATAATTAGGTGGGATGCCGAAGGACCATTTAAGCCATTGCACGTGATGAATCCAACGAGATTAAGTTTCATCCGGTCCACTCTTTGCCGGCATTTCAG AAAAGATCCACTTTGTCCCAAGCCTTTGGAAGGTCTGAAAGTTGTGGATGTTGGTTGTGGAGGGGGAATCCTATCAGAG CCTTTGGCTCGAATGGGAGCTACTGTGACGGGGATTGATGCTGTCGAGAAGAATATTACAATTGCCCGCCTTCATGCG GATTCGGATCCACTAACTTCAACGATCGAATATCGGTGCACAACAGCTG AAAAACTTGTGGAGGAGCGCAGAGAGTTTGATGCTGTTATTGCTTTAGAG GTAATTGAGCACGTTGCTGATCCTGCTGAATTCTGCAAATCCCTGGCAGCGTTAGCTGTTTCTGATGGAGCCACTGTGATATCCACAATCAATCGTTCAATGAGATCCTATGCAACAGCCATCATTGCAGCAGAGTACATCCTTCAATGG CTCCCAAAAGGTACGCATCAGTGGTCGAGTTTCCTTACTCCTGAAGAACTAACCCTGATCCTACAGCGTGCTTCTATAAGT GTTCAAGAGATGGCTGGGTTTGTATACAACCCCTTGACGGGACGATGGTCTCTATCTGATGACATCAGTGTAAATTTCATCGCATttggtaccaaaaaccaccgaTAA